One Anaerolineales bacterium genomic window carries:
- the mvk gene encoding mevalonate kinase: MAKGSAFGKTILIGDQFVLEEVPAVVSAIPFETMAEVERIDGEGWVLEDNRVEVPGYKDKKKDQQVVSINRILEVMNVDVRKTPIRITYGGSLLAGSGVGASAASCVSLARALNAEFGLGYTIEQINHVGWEGEFAYHGIPSGVDNTASTYGGLMLYRVKAGESHFEQIASRRPLHIVLGNSGVTANTALLDDYIAEMKASDPVGFKSRMEAITTQVYEMKAALETGDLEKVGAIMTANHEVLIEVGLSHEKLIYLCNLALKMGALGAKVTGGGRGGYMNALTTGKEMQEAVASAMEAEGYKVIRTTIGL; this comes from the coding sequence ATGGCAAAAGGATCGGCATTTGGAAAGACGATTCTGATCGGCGATCAATTCGTGCTCGAAGAGGTGCCGGCCGTAGTTTCAGCCATCCCCTTTGAGACCATGGCAGAAGTAGAGAGGATTGACGGAGAGGGCTGGGTATTGGAAGACAACCGCGTCGAAGTGCCAGGCTACAAGGACAAGAAGAAGGATCAACAGGTCGTCTCCATCAACCGCATCCTCGAAGTGATGAACGTTGATGTTAGAAAGACCCCCATCAGAATAACGTATGGTGGCAGCTTGCTGGCAGGCAGTGGGGTTGGTGCCAGTGCAGCCAGCTGCGTTTCCCTGGCCAGAGCGTTGAACGCCGAGTTCGGCCTGGGCTACACCATCGAACAGATCAACCACGTGGGATGGGAGGGAGAGTTCGCCTATCACGGCATCCCCAGCGGGGTCGACAACACCGCCTCGACCTACGGTGGGCTGATGCTTTACCGGGTCAAAGCTGGAGAAAGCCATTTCGAACAGATCGCTTCCAGAAGACCGCTCCATATCGTATTGGGCAATAGCGGCGTCACTGCCAATACAGCTCTCTTGGATGACTACATTGCGGAAATGAAAGCGAGCGACCCCGTAGGGTTCAAGTCTCGCATGGAAGCCATCACAACCCAGGTGTACGAAATGAAAGCTGCCCTCGAAACCGGCGATCTTGAGAAGGTGGGCGCCATCATGACGGCCAATCACGAGGTCTTGATCGAAGTGGGGCTTTCCCATGAGAAGCTGATCTACCTGTGCAATCTGGCCCTGAAAATGGGCGCGTTGGGCGCTAAAGTCACCGGCGGCGGCAGGGGCGGCTACATGAATGCCCTGACGACCGGGAAGGAAATGCAGGAGGCCGTTGCATCTGCAATGGAGGCCGAGGGGTACAAGGTCATTCGAACCACGATAGGCTTGTGA